A genomic segment from Candidatus Binataceae bacterium encodes:
- a CDS encoding HAD-IIIC family phosphatase has protein sequence MHRIIVISDFNASNLAALLARSDAIEAHCAPFGQVMQCLLGTAPAAVPADADIAVVWTTPEGVSPAYRRRLLGEGASLEESAADARRLGEALADLPSHIRHILVPTWSATHPLFARRNLLDFDPEYGPAAALLRMNATLAESARADRRIYLLDSSRWHGLCAAIAYDPRLWYASKTPFSLDLFKLAAADLSAAIRGMDGGAKKLLVLDLDGTLWGGVVGDDGWEALRVGGHDPVGEAYRDFQSAVRALTRRGVVLGIVSKNHEAVALNALRSHPEMVLRTEDFAGWRINWQDKARNIVDLAQELNLGLDAVVFIDDNPVERDRIRQALPEVLVPQWPSNPAYYCAALAALDCFDGPVVSAEDRARTAMYVADRERKRLRQDALGLEDWLQSLQLTLEVERLGESNLPRAAQLLNKTNQLNLSTRRLSAAEFMAWSGQDDHVALVFKVTDKFGDYGLVGIGTLALEPDHKSAQIVDFVLSCRAMGRKVENAIIAVLASSARAAGANRLVAQYIPTPKNAPCLEVLEGLTVNSRPEEYLFVWNLEQEPPWPDCVKLVWKDQLAEAVRGKVASVSA, from the coding sequence GTGCATCGCATAATCGTGATTTCTGACTTCAACGCAAGCAACTTGGCGGCTCTGCTCGCGCGTTCGGACGCGATCGAGGCTCACTGCGCGCCCTTCGGCCAGGTGATGCAATGCCTGCTTGGCACCGCACCGGCCGCCGTGCCTGCCGATGCCGATATCGCGGTGGTTTGGACCACTCCCGAGGGGGTGTCGCCAGCCTATCGCCGTCGTCTGCTGGGCGAGGGCGCAAGCCTGGAGGAAAGCGCAGCCGACGCGCGCCGCTTGGGCGAGGCCCTCGCTGACCTGCCCAGCCATATCCGCCATATCCTGGTGCCAACTTGGTCGGCCACCCATCCTCTCTTTGCGCGCCGTAACCTGCTCGATTTCGATCCCGAATACGGGCCGGCGGCGGCGCTGCTGCGGATGAACGCCACGCTTGCGGAAAGCGCGCGCGCGGACCGGCGAATCTACCTGCTCGACTCCAGCCGCTGGCATGGCCTGTGCGCGGCTATCGCCTATGACCCCCGCCTGTGGTACGCCAGCAAGACCCCTTTTTCGCTGGATCTGTTCAAGCTGGCCGCAGCCGATTTAAGCGCCGCGATTCGCGGCATGGATGGGGGTGCCAAGAAACTTCTGGTCCTTGATCTCGACGGAACGTTGTGGGGCGGAGTAGTGGGCGACGACGGTTGGGAGGCGCTGCGGGTGGGCGGGCACGATCCGGTGGGTGAGGCCTATCGCGATTTTCAGAGCGCTGTGCGTGCGCTCACCCGCCGCGGCGTGGTGCTGGGGATCGTAAGCAAAAACCACGAGGCCGTCGCCCTCAACGCGCTCCGCAGCCATCCCGAGATGGTGCTGCGGACGGAGGATTTCGCGGGCTGGCGGATCAATTGGCAGGACAAGGCGCGCAATATCGTAGACCTCGCTCAGGAGCTTAACTTGGGCCTGGATGCCGTCGTCTTCATCGATGACAACCCGGTGGAACGCGACCGTATCCGCCAGGCCCTGCCCGAGGTGCTGGTTCCGCAATGGCCCTCCAATCCCGCCTATTATTGCGCCGCCCTGGCCGCGCTGGACTGTTTTGACGGCCCCGTCGTGAGCGCCGAAGATCGGGCGCGCACCGCCATGTACGTTGCCGACCGCGAGCGCAAGCGGCTGCGCCAGGATGCTTTGGGACTGGAGGACTGGCTGCAAAGTCTACAGCTGACTCTGGAGGTGGAGCGCCTTGGGGAATCCAACCTGCCGCGCGCCGCCCAACTGCTCAACAAGACCAACCAGCTTAACCTCAGCACCCGCCGTCTTTCCGCCGCCGAATTTATGGCCTGGTCCGGGCAGGACGATCACGTAGCGCTGGTGTTCAAGGTAACCGATAAGTTCGGCGATTATGGACTGGTAGGAATTGGTACTTTGGCGCTGGAACCAGACCACAAGAGCGCGCAAATTGTGGATTTCGTCCTGAGCTGCCGGGCGATGGGGCGCAAAGTTGAAAATGCGATCATCGCGGTGTTAGCCTCCAGCGCGCGCGCCGCGGGCGCTAACCGCCTAGTCGCACAGTATATCCCCACGCCCAAAAACGCTCCTTGTCTGGAAGTCCTGGAGGGGCTGACGGTAAACTCAAGGCCCGAAGAATACCTCTTCGTGTGGAACCTGGAGCAAGAACCACCCTGGCCCGATTGCGTCAAGCTGGTGTGGAAGGATCAGCTGGCGGAGGCCGTTCGCGGCAAGGTCGCGTCGGTATCGGCATGA